One Dromiciops gliroides isolate mDroGli1 chromosome 3, mDroGli1.pri, whole genome shotgun sequence DNA segment encodes these proteins:
- the LOC122750061 gene encoding zinc finger protein 2 homolog — protein sequence MAPGTQRSPSREWVTLKDVAVDFTEEEWRLLDHSQKDLYREVMLENVQNLLSLGLPVLREDLTFPFQPGMAEPKGPRSSCPDAETSLEVNENTTKLRNFMEESGLPKFISDSACDFNFRGICHSNTKVDNNPKSDYEINEIGKRARMSSILNHSKKMTLGKDCFQDSESSKCFPEQVELFKPHEKPPEMQIYHGKQQEMALSWSSDLIRHQKNTRELLYVSDKSGKTFKQNSNLTTHEKIHIEKEPDECNECEVAISHHSSLPYPRFRTGIKKTYTCSQCGKVFGWNSDLIRHQEIHTGEKFHKCNECGQGFCYRTLLIGHQRSHTGEKPYEYNPCGKVSDIASNMTSPQRICTGKKNCKHNQNGKAPIGTPKSSNLVVHQRICAGEKPHECNQCGKTFHKKCHLDAHQRNHTGEKPFECNQCGKTFKQSCNLTVHQRIHTGEKPYECNQCEKAFRTKSHLAVHQRIHTGEKPYECNQCGKTFRTNSHLALHKRIHTVEKPYECNQCGKAFTKSSSLVTHQRIHTGEKPYECNQCGKAFTQRANFATHQRIHSGEKPYECNQCGKAFTVRGNLAAHQKIHTGEKPFECNQCGKTFKYSPSLASHQRIHTGEKPFECKQCGKTFRYNSSLGKHQRIHSKNNNVEKVYECNQCGKGFTKNSHLTGHENIHNVEKPYECNQCGQAFTHRANFAKQERIHTGEKLCEL from the exons ATGGCCCCTGGAACCCAGAGATCCCCATCCCGG GAGTGGGTGACactcaaggatgtggctgtggacttcACTGAGGAGGAGTGGCGCCTCTTGGACCATTCTCAGAAAGATCTGTACAGGGAAGTcatgctggagaatgtccagaaccTTCTTTCCCTGG GACTTCCAGTTCTTAGAGAAGACTTGACCTTCCCTTTTCAGCCAGGGATGGCGGAGCCAAAAGGCCCAAGGAGCTCCTGTCCAG aTGCAGAGACCAGTTTGGAAGTGAATGAGAACACTACAAAGCTAAGAAATTTTATGGAAGAATCTGGCCTCCCCAAATTCATAAGTGACAGTGCCTGTGACTTCAATTTTAGAGGAATTTGTCACTCTAATACCAAGGTAGATAACAATCCGAAGAGTGACTATGAAATTAATGAAATCGGAAAGAGAGCCAGAATGTCTTCTATCCTAAATCACAGTAAGAAAATGACTTTGGGAAAGGACTGTTTTCAGGACAGTGAATCTAGCAAATGTTTTCCTGAACAAGTAGAGCTTTTTAAGCCTCATGAGAAACCTCCTGAAATGCAGATTTATCATGGTAAGCAACAGGAAATGGCCCTTAGCTGGAGTTCAGACCTCATCAGACATCAAAAAAATACTAGAGAATTGCTTTATGTAAGTGATAAAAGTGGAAAGACCTTCAAGCAGAACTCTAATCTTACTACTCATGAGAAAATTCACATTGAAAAGGAGCctgatgaatgtaatgaatgtgaagTAGCCATTTCTCATCACTCATCTCTTCCTTATCCTAGATTTCGTACTggaattaaaaaaacatatacCTGTAGTCAGTGTGGGAAGGTCTTTGgttggaactcagatcttattAGACATCAGgagattcatactggagagaagtttcataaatgtaatgaatgtgggcaAGGCTTCTGCTATAGAACACTCCTTATTGGACATCAGAGAAGCCACAccggagagaaaccttatgaatataATCCATGTGGAAAGGTTTCAGATATAGCTTCAAATATGACTTCACCTCAGAGAATCTGCACTGGTAAGAAAAACTGTAAGCATAATCAAAATGGAAAGGCTCCAATTGGAACTCCAAAGAGTTCCAATCTTGTTGTACATCAGAGAATCTGTGCTGGAGAGAAACCTCATGAATgcaatcaatgtggaaagactttccaCAAGAAGTGTCATCTTGATGCCCATCAGAGAaatcacactggagagaaaccttttgaatgtaatcaatgtggaaagactttcaaacAGAGCTGCAATCTCACTgtccatcagagaattcacactggagagaaaccttatgaatgtaatcagtgtgaaAAGGCTTTCCGAACAAAGTCCCATCTTGCTgttcatcagagaattcacactggggagaaaccttatgaatgtaatcaatgtgggaaGACTTTCCGAACAAACTCCCATCTTGCTTTACATAAGAGAATCCACACTgtagagaaaccttatgaatgtaatcagtgtggaaaggctttcacaaagAGCTCCAGTCTTGTTACACATCAGAGAATACAcactggtgagaaaccttatgaatgtaatcaatgtggaaaggctttcacacagaggGCCAATTTTGctacacatcagagaatccactctggagagaaaccttatgaatgtaatcagtgtggaaaggctttcacagtgAGGGGcaatcttgctgcacatcagaaaatccacactggagagaaaccttttgaatgtaatcaatgtggaaagactttcaaatatagCCCTAGTCTTGCTAgccatcaaagaattcatactggagagaaaccttttgaatgtaagcagtgtggaaagactttcagatacaaCTCCAGTCTTGgtaagcatcagagaatccacagt AAAAACAACAATGTGGAGAaagtttatgaatgtaatcagtgtggaaagggtTTCACAAAAAATTCCCATCTTACTGGCCATGAAAATATCCACAATGtggagaaaccttatgaatgtaatcagtgtggacaGGCTTTTACACATAGGGCCAACTTTGCTAAACAggagagaatccacactggagagaaactttGTGAATTATAA